The Hylaeus volcanicus isolate JK05 unplaced genomic scaffold, UHH_iyHylVolc1.0_haploid 12197, whole genome shotgun sequence genome has a window encoding:
- the LOC128882868 gene encoding uncharacterized protein LOC128882868 isoform X1 — protein MTNMTDMYAPSAASLSIHNHSALLNKEFQDSPGNILIHVWFLQNNLEPNTPKAEVFKLPSPLIFTPQFSVNKVSCGVSVAAFLTTNGQVFTWILGCGSVNKKLDCPQLLSASIEHLIVDIACGNHHICCLCETGAILTTGCFHYGQLGTYPANLTNEFSNEGCYTNQECTCDKVNLQIVQNNLKDVFFLTFKSRVVKIACGPKQTVVVTEDGDVWGMGQGVCGWEYQNVKTSGKTPSTLIYTIPQKIELSLGKRSIKIAEVICGNNFFLAITQSGGVISWGCNKLGQLGHGVVCSYGLPHPVLFRKEHNISNDFIVEDQFENSSNASSSDGIVTYIYSYDSCIAKTSEGSLWFWGLFGWTRPICVNDISSFKDCIGLSTALYASLLFREVIWLDTEGRLLITNLELPLKTQTVYANNEKPFTTLSASSKLIIAMSSSPCQQVICEEFNQNFEVSEDNLKSISENPLLTFRDLSRKDASSTNETMSSTYCTDHAFEQSEFPSTVFPQHKHDAQEIPCQYCADKNIIIQNIQIKLNRLEAEFNDTLSQYQRDLQVVSETLNKKKEQKEIFEKRLLDILQEGPKENIDLWAEKIRSGIDDSISKDPDVLQGYTPMLILINRFVQKFKYLENQKLLYMEQNNTSESSIIDYAQKFDATLEKLLKKEKEFLSLQETNTNLTMENQTLSQKISSLEQRISLLNDSKNEESETICQLNVSLDTLTNQLKSEQRKNQMMSLKIHRLTSKLEKKTINITKYETAITSSKNIQTKLTDLESEYFELKNKFLQSEEEKNQLHLKISAKDYDNEILKTEKEDFSEQIERLKLSLETIEEKHTRLQEVLSEETEKVEMERRQFKNEYTTLIEQLATTRKLLEKAEKALKESQDQKDQKTRELMAIIEEIQIQKSTLEENLKSEEKQFVKDIKVLKTKNLQLSKELNTEKLRKKEEEMYLEERNNFFSREIKQLKTTIDETTKSYKTLVETLMQLGCVELESLKGSKQSDLTSRILNESLPWFFENPKQIANSCADKIKQMECRLHEKNNLIENLEVTMRSMENNYKLKLESLPESCDTCEFLQSQVDALEKEVLEKQLFVDKMDVTQQLTNVHCLSDTKEDLSFTRTHLTTQPSHIQKNPSEKHPCSVTVHTGIDFAHSASIANTHKTLRDDPSCIYIRNHPERAMNPLYNNMLSFKDKYESIKTDEHNINSTSPYTLSKQLACSHDRVNPHVILTRLTPSLEEEPF, from the exons atgacAAACATGACAGATATGTACGCACCTTCAGCAGCATCACTGAGCATTCATAATCATTCTGCATTGCTAAATAAAGAGTTTCAAGATTCCCCAggtaatatattaattcacgtatggtttttacaaaataaccTGGAACCGAATACCCCCAAAGCGGAGGTGTTCAAATTACCTTCTCCATTAATATTTACTCCTCAATTCTCAGTCAACAAAGTATCTTGTGGAGTATCGGTCGCTGCTTTTTTAAcca cgAACGGTCAAGTTTTCACGTGGATTTTAGGATGTGGTAGTGTCAATAAAAAACTAGATTGCCCACAGCTACTCTCTGCTTCGATAGAACATCTTATAGTAGATATTGCTTGTGGAAATCACCATATTTGTTGTCTGTGTG AAACTGGAGCAATTTTGACAACAGGCTGCTTTCATTATGGACAGTTGGGGACTTATCCAGCAAATTTAACTAATGAATTTTCTAACGAAGGTTGTTATACAAATCAAGAATGCACTTGCGACAAAGTCAATTTACAAATTGTTCAGAACAACTT AAAAGATGTCTTCTTTTTAACGTTCAAGTCTCGTGTCGTGAAAATAGCATGCGGACCTAAGCAAACGGTTGTTGTCACGGAAGACGGCGATGTTTGGGGGATGGGTCAAGGAGTCTGTGGTTGGGAATACCAAAATGTGAAAACTTCCGGAAAAACGCCAAGTACATTGATATATACTATTCCACAAAAAATTGAGCTTTCTTTGGGGAAAAGAAGTATAAAAATCGCAGAAGTCATTTGtggcaacaatttttttttagcaataaCTC AGTCAGGTGGCGTTATTAGCTGGGGTTGTAACAAACTCGGCCAGCTAGGCCATGGTGTTGTCTGCTCGTACGGGCTTCCTCATCCC GTGCTGTTTCGAAAGGAgcataatatttcaaatgattttATAGTAGAAGAccaatttgaaaattcctcTAATGCTTCATCCTCAGACGGTATTGTAACATACATTTATAGTTACGATTCTTGTATAGCTAAAACATCTGAG gGGTCACTATGGTTTTGGGGCCTCTTTGGTTGGACAAGACCAATATGTGTTAACgacatttcttcttttaaggATTGTATTGGATTATCAACAGCTCTGTATGCATCTTTATTGTTCAGAGAGGTCATTTGGCTAGACACAGAGGGACGATTATTGATTACTAATTTAGAACTACCACTAAAG ACTCAAACTGTATATGCAAATAATGAAAAACCTTTCACTACGCTAAGCGCatcatcaaaattaattatagccATGTCGAGTTCACCATGCCAGCAAGTTATTTGTGaagaatttaatcaaaattttgaggTTTCTGAGGATAACTTAAAAAGTATAAGTGAAAATCCCCTACTTACATTTCGCGATTTGTCTCGTAAAGATGCGTCTTCAACCAACG AAACAATGAGTTCTACCTATTGTACTGATCATGCTTTTGAACAGTCCGAGTTTCCTTCGACTGTTTTTCCTCAGCATAAACATGATGCTCAAGAAATCCCGTGCCAGTATTGTgcagacaaaaatattatcattcaaaatatacaaattaaattaaatcgtttAGAA GCGGAATTCAATGATACATTGTCCCAGTATCAGAGAGATCTTCAAGTTGTGTCGGagactttaaacaaaaaaaaggaacaaaaagaGATATTCGAGAAGCGTTTACTTGAT ATATTACAAGAAGGTcctaaagaaaatatagatttATGGGCAGAAAAAATTCGGTCGGGAATAGACGATTCTATTTCTAAAGATCCTGATGTTTTACAAGGCTATACCCCTATGTTAATTCTCATCAACCGTTTTGTTcaaaagtttaaatatttggaaaatcaaaAACTTCTCTACATGGAACAAAAC aACACGTCTGAGTCATCCATCATTGATTATGCCCAAAAGTTTGACGCGACACTagaaaaacttttaaaaaaagaaaaagaatttttgtcaCTACAAGAAACCAACACAAATCTTACAATGGAAAATCAAA CTTTATCACAAAAAATTAGCAGCTTAGAACAAAGAATTAGTCTACTGAACGATTCAAAAAATGAGGAATCCGAGACGATTTGTCAATTAAACGTATCATTGGATACCCTTACGAATCAACTAAAAAGCGAACAGAGAA AAAACCAAATGatgagtttgaaaattcaccGTTTAACAAGCAAATTAGAGAAAAAAACTAT AAATATAACTAAATACGAAACGGCTATTACATCAAGCAAgaacatacaaacaaaattaactgATTTGGAATCAGAATACTTTGA actgaaaaacaaatttctacagtcggaagaagaaaaaaatcaacTCCACTTAAAAATTAGCGCTAAGGACTATgacaatgaaatattgaagACTGAAAAAGAAGACTTTTCTGAACAAATTGAAAG GTTGAAATTATCGTTAGAAACAATTGAAGAGAAACATACTAG ATTGCAAGAAGTTTTATCAGAAGAAACTGAGAAAGTAGAAATGGAAAGAAGACAATTC aaaaatgaatatactACATTAATAGAACAATTAGCAACAACCaggaaattattagaaaaagctGAAAAAGCACTGAAGGAATCTCAAGATCAAAAAGATCaa AAAACTAGAGAGCTGATGGctattattgaagaaattcaaattcaaaaatcGACACTTGAGGAAAAT TTAAAATCAGAAGAGAAACAATTTGTAAAGGATATTAAGGTCTTGAAAACTAAGAATTTGCAACTTTCAAAAGAATTAAACActgaaaaattgagaaaaaaag AGGAAGAAATGTATCTTGAAGaacgtaataattttttttccagagaaataaaacaa TTAAAAACTACAATTGATGAAACAACAAAAAGTTATAAAACTCTGGTGGAAACATTAATGCAGCTTGGGTGCGTGGAACTAGAAAGTTTAAAAGGTTCCAAACAATCGGATCTAACTTCAAGGATATTAAATGAATCATTGCCGtggttttttgaaaatcctaaACAAATAGCCAATTCCTGT GctgacaaaataaaacaaatggaaTGTCGTTTACatgaaaa GAATAATCTTATTGAGAATTTAGAAGTCACTATGCGGAGTATGGAAAACAATTACAAACT cAAGCTGGAAAGTCTTCCCGAAAGTTGTGATACGTGTGAATTCCTTCAATCACAAGTGGATGCTCTCGAAAAGGAAGTCCTTGAAAAACAACTTTTTGTTGATAAAATGGATGTCACGCAACAATTAACTAATGTCCATTGCTTAAGTGATACAAAAGAAGATCTTTCCTTTACTAGAACTCATCTGACAACTCAGCCATCCCACATTCAAAAAAACCCCTCAGAGAAGCATCCTTGTTCGGTAACAGTACATACAGGAATAGATTTTGCTCACTCAGCTAGTATAGCAAATACTCACAAGACTCTGAGAGATGATCCATCTTGTATATACATAAGAAACCATCCAGAACGTGCGATGAATCCTCTGTATAATAATATGCTAagtttcaaagataaataTGAATCCATAAAAACTGATGAACATAACATCAACTCAACGTCGCCGTATACTCTATCAAAACAATTGGCTTGCTCCCATGACCGTGTGAATCCTCACGTTATTTTAACTCGTTTGACACCAAGCCTAGAAGAAGaaccattttaa
- the LOC128882868 gene encoding polyamine-modulated factor 1-binding protein 1-like isoform X7, with translation MGQGVCGWEYQNVKTSGKTPSTLIYTIPQKIELSLGKRSIKIAEVICGNNFFLAITQSGGVISWGCNKLGQLGHGVVCSYGLPHPVLFRKEHNISNDFIVEDQFENSSNASSSDGIVTYIYSYDSCIAKTSEGSLWFWGLFGWTRPICVNDISSFKDCIGLSTALYASLLFREVIWLDTEGRLLITNLELPLKTQTVYANNEKPFTTLSASSKLIIAMSSSPCQQVICEEFNQNFEVSEDNLKSISENPLLTFRDLSRKDASSTNETMSSTYCTDHAFEQSEFPSTVFPQHKHDAQEIPCQYCADKNIIIQNIQIKLNRLEAEFNDTLSQYQRDLQVVSETLNKKKEQKEIFEKRLLDILQEGPKENIDLWAEKIRSGIDDSISKDPDVLQGYTPMLILINRFVQKFKYLENQKLLYMEQNNTSESSIIDYAQKFDATLEKLLKKEKEFLSLQETNTNLTMENQTLSQKISSLEQRISLLNDSKNEESETICQLNVSLDTLTNQLKSEQRKNQMMSLKIHRLTSKLEKKTINITKYETAITSSKNIQTKLTDLESEYFELKNKFLQSEEEKNQLHLKISAKDYDNEILKTEKEDFSEQIERLKLSLETIEEKHTRLQEVLSEETEKVEMERRQFKNEYTTLIEQLATTRKLLEKAEKALKESQDQKDQKTRELMAIIEEIQIQKSTLEENLKSEEKQFVKDIKVLKTKNLQLSKELNTEKLRKKEEEMYLEERNNFFSREIKQLKTTIDETTKSYKTLVETLMQLGCVELESLKGSKQSDLTSRILNESLPWFFENPKQIANSCADKIKQMECRLHEKNNLIENLEVTMRSMENNYKLKLESLPESCDTCEFLQSQVDALEKEVLEKQLFVDKMDVTQQLTNVHCLSDTKEDLSFTRTHLTTQPSHIQKNPSEKHPCSVTVHTGIDFAHSASIANTHKTLRDDPSCIYIRNHPERAMNPLYNNMLSFKDKYESIKTDEHNINSTSPYTLSKQLACSHDRVNPHVILTRLTPSLEEEPF, from the exons ATGGGTCAAGGAGTCTGTGGTTGGGAATACCAAAATGTGAAAACTTCCGGAAAAACGCCAAGTACATTGATATATACTATTCCACAAAAAATTGAGCTTTCTTTGGGGAAAAGAAGTATAAAAATCGCAGAAGTCATTTGtggcaacaatttttttttagcaataaCTC AGTCAGGTGGCGTTATTAGCTGGGGTTGTAACAAACTCGGCCAGCTAGGCCATGGTGTTGTCTGCTCGTACGGGCTTCCTCATCCC GTGCTGTTTCGAAAGGAgcataatatttcaaatgattttATAGTAGAAGAccaatttgaaaattcctcTAATGCTTCATCCTCAGACGGTATTGTAACATACATTTATAGTTACGATTCTTGTATAGCTAAAACATCTGAG gGGTCACTATGGTTTTGGGGCCTCTTTGGTTGGACAAGACCAATATGTGTTAACgacatttcttcttttaaggATTGTATTGGATTATCAACAGCTCTGTATGCATCTTTATTGTTCAGAGAGGTCATTTGGCTAGACACAGAGGGACGATTATTGATTACTAATTTAGAACTACCACTAAAG ACTCAAACTGTATATGCAAATAATGAAAAACCTTTCACTACGCTAAGCGCatcatcaaaattaattatagccATGTCGAGTTCACCATGCCAGCAAGTTATTTGTGaagaatttaatcaaaattttgaggTTTCTGAGGATAACTTAAAAAGTATAAGTGAAAATCCCCTACTTACATTTCGCGATTTGTCTCGTAAAGATGCGTCTTCAACCAACG AAACAATGAGTTCTACCTATTGTACTGATCATGCTTTTGAACAGTCCGAGTTTCCTTCGACTGTTTTTCCTCAGCATAAACATGATGCTCAAGAAATCCCGTGCCAGTATTGTgcagacaaaaatattatcattcaaaatatacaaattaaattaaatcgtttAGAA GCGGAATTCAATGATACATTGTCCCAGTATCAGAGAGATCTTCAAGTTGTGTCGGagactttaaacaaaaaaaaggaacaaaaagaGATATTCGAGAAGCGTTTACTTGAT ATATTACAAGAAGGTcctaaagaaaatatagatttATGGGCAGAAAAAATTCGGTCGGGAATAGACGATTCTATTTCTAAAGATCCTGATGTTTTACAAGGCTATACCCCTATGTTAATTCTCATCAACCGTTTTGTTcaaaagtttaaatatttggaaaatcaaaAACTTCTCTACATGGAACAAAAC aACACGTCTGAGTCATCCATCATTGATTATGCCCAAAAGTTTGACGCGACACTagaaaaacttttaaaaaaagaaaaagaatttttgtcaCTACAAGAAACCAACACAAATCTTACAATGGAAAATCAAA CTTTATCACAAAAAATTAGCAGCTTAGAACAAAGAATTAGTCTACTGAACGATTCAAAAAATGAGGAATCCGAGACGATTTGTCAATTAAACGTATCATTGGATACCCTTACGAATCAACTAAAAAGCGAACAGAGAA AAAACCAAATGatgagtttgaaaattcaccGTTTAACAAGCAAATTAGAGAAAAAAACTAT AAATATAACTAAATACGAAACGGCTATTACATCAAGCAAgaacatacaaacaaaattaactgATTTGGAATCAGAATACTTTGA actgaaaaacaaatttctacagtcggaagaagaaaaaaatcaacTCCACTTAAAAATTAGCGCTAAGGACTATgacaatgaaatattgaagACTGAAAAAGAAGACTTTTCTGAACAAATTGAAAG GTTGAAATTATCGTTAGAAACAATTGAAGAGAAACATACTAG ATTGCAAGAAGTTTTATCAGAAGAAACTGAGAAAGTAGAAATGGAAAGAAGACAATTC aaaaatgaatatactACATTAATAGAACAATTAGCAACAACCaggaaattattagaaaaagctGAAAAAGCACTGAAGGAATCTCAAGATCAAAAAGATCaa AAAACTAGAGAGCTGATGGctattattgaagaaattcaaattcaaaaatcGACACTTGAGGAAAAT TTAAAATCAGAAGAGAAACAATTTGTAAAGGATATTAAGGTCTTGAAAACTAAGAATTTGCAACTTTCAAAAGAATTAAACActgaaaaattgagaaaaaaag AGGAAGAAATGTATCTTGAAGaacgtaataattttttttccagagaaataaaacaa TTAAAAACTACAATTGATGAAACAACAAAAAGTTATAAAACTCTGGTGGAAACATTAATGCAGCTTGGGTGCGTGGAACTAGAAAGTTTAAAAGGTTCCAAACAATCGGATCTAACTTCAAGGATATTAAATGAATCATTGCCGtggttttttgaaaatcctaaACAAATAGCCAATTCCTGT GctgacaaaataaaacaaatggaaTGTCGTTTACatgaaaa GAATAATCTTATTGAGAATTTAGAAGTCACTATGCGGAGTATGGAAAACAATTACAAACT cAAGCTGGAAAGTCTTCCCGAAAGTTGTGATACGTGTGAATTCCTTCAATCACAAGTGGATGCTCTCGAAAAGGAAGTCCTTGAAAAACAACTTTTTGTTGATAAAATGGATGTCACGCAACAATTAACTAATGTCCATTGCTTAAGTGATACAAAAGAAGATCTTTCCTTTACTAGAACTCATCTGACAACTCAGCCATCCCACATTCAAAAAAACCCCTCAGAGAAGCATCCTTGTTCGGTAACAGTACATACAGGAATAGATTTTGCTCACTCAGCTAGTATAGCAAATACTCACAAGACTCTGAGAGATGATCCATCTTGTATATACATAAGAAACCATCCAGAACGTGCGATGAATCCTCTGTATAATAATATGCTAagtttcaaagataaataTGAATCCATAAAAACTGATGAACATAACATCAACTCAACGTCGCCGTATACTCTATCAAAACAATTGGCTTGCTCCCATGACCGTGTGAATCCTCACGTTATTTTAACTCGTTTGACACCAAGCCTAGAAGAAGaaccattttaa
- the LOC128882868 gene encoding polyamine-modulated factor 1-binding protein 1-like isoform X5 yields the protein MNFLTKVVIQIKNALATKSIYKLFRTTYVFFLTFKSRVVKIACGPKQTVVVTEDGDVWGMGQGVCGWEYQNVKTSGKTPSTLIYTIPQKIELSLGKRSIKIAEVICGNNFFLAITQSGGVISWGCNKLGQLGHGVVCSYGLPHPVLFRKEHNISNDFIVEDQFENSSNASSSDGIVTYIYSYDSCIAKTSEGSLWFWGLFGWTRPICVNDISSFKDCIGLSTALYASLLFREVIWLDTEGRLLITNLELPLKTQTVYANNEKPFTTLSASSKLIIAMSSSPCQQVICEEFNQNFEVSEDNLKSISENPLLTFRDLSRKDASSTNETMSSTYCTDHAFEQSEFPSTVFPQHKHDAQEIPCQYCADKNIIIQNIQIKLNRLEAEFNDTLSQYQRDLQVVSETLNKKKEQKEIFEKRLLDILQEGPKENIDLWAEKIRSGIDDSISKDPDVLQGYTPMLILINRFVQKFKYLENQKLLYMEQNNTSESSIIDYAQKFDATLEKLLKKEKEFLSLQETNTNLTMENQTLSQKISSLEQRISLLNDSKNEESETICQLNVSLDTLTNQLKSEQRKNQMMSLKIHRLTSKLEKKTINITKYETAITSSKNIQTKLTDLESEYFELKNKFLQSEEEKNQLHLKISAKDYDNEILKTEKEDFSEQIERLKLSLETIEEKHTRLQEVLSEETEKVEMERRQFKNEYTTLIEQLATTRKLLEKAEKALKESQDQKDQKTRELMAIIEEIQIQKSTLEENLKSEEKQFVKDIKVLKTKNLQLSKELNTEKLRKKEEEMYLEERNNFFSREIKQLKTTIDETTKSYKTLVETLMQLGCVELESLKGSKQSDLTSRILNESLPWFFENPKQIANSCADKIKQMECRLHEKNNLIENLEVTMRSMENNYKLKLESLPESCDTCEFLQSQVDALEKEVLEKQLFVDKMDVTQQLTNVHCLSDTKEDLSFTRTHLTTQPSHIQKNPSEKHPCSVTVHTGIDFAHSASIANTHKTLRDDPSCIYIRNHPERAMNPLYNNMLSFKDKYESIKTDEHNINSTSPYTLSKQLACSHDRVNPHVILTRLTPSLEEEPF from the exons ATGAATTTTCTAACGAAGGTTGTTATACAAATCAAGAATGCACTTGCGACAAAGTCAATTTACAAATTGTTCAGAACAACTT ATGTCTTCTTTTTAACGTTCAAGTCTCGTGTCGTGAAAATAGCATGCGGACCTAAGCAAACGGTTGTTGTCACGGAAGACGGCGATGTTTGGGGGATGGGTCAAGGAGTCTGTGGTTGGGAATACCAAAATGTGAAAACTTCCGGAAAAACGCCAAGTACATTGATATATACTATTCCACAAAAAATTGAGCTTTCTTTGGGGAAAAGAAGTATAAAAATCGCAGAAGTCATTTGtggcaacaatttttttttagcaataaCTC AGTCAGGTGGCGTTATTAGCTGGGGTTGTAACAAACTCGGCCAGCTAGGCCATGGTGTTGTCTGCTCGTACGGGCTTCCTCATCCC GTGCTGTTTCGAAAGGAgcataatatttcaaatgattttATAGTAGAAGAccaatttgaaaattcctcTAATGCTTCATCCTCAGACGGTATTGTAACATACATTTATAGTTACGATTCTTGTATAGCTAAAACATCTGAG gGGTCACTATGGTTTTGGGGCCTCTTTGGTTGGACAAGACCAATATGTGTTAACgacatttcttcttttaaggATTGTATTGGATTATCAACAGCTCTGTATGCATCTTTATTGTTCAGAGAGGTCATTTGGCTAGACACAGAGGGACGATTATTGATTACTAATTTAGAACTACCACTAAAG ACTCAAACTGTATATGCAAATAATGAAAAACCTTTCACTACGCTAAGCGCatcatcaaaattaattatagccATGTCGAGTTCACCATGCCAGCAAGTTATTTGTGaagaatttaatcaaaattttgaggTTTCTGAGGATAACTTAAAAAGTATAAGTGAAAATCCCCTACTTACATTTCGCGATTTGTCTCGTAAAGATGCGTCTTCAACCAACG AAACAATGAGTTCTACCTATTGTACTGATCATGCTTTTGAACAGTCCGAGTTTCCTTCGACTGTTTTTCCTCAGCATAAACATGATGCTCAAGAAATCCCGTGCCAGTATTGTgcagacaaaaatattatcattcaaaatatacaaattaaattaaatcgtttAGAA GCGGAATTCAATGATACATTGTCCCAGTATCAGAGAGATCTTCAAGTTGTGTCGGagactttaaacaaaaaaaaggaacaaaaagaGATATTCGAGAAGCGTTTACTTGAT ATATTACAAGAAGGTcctaaagaaaatatagatttATGGGCAGAAAAAATTCGGTCGGGAATAGACGATTCTATTTCTAAAGATCCTGATGTTTTACAAGGCTATACCCCTATGTTAATTCTCATCAACCGTTTTGTTcaaaagtttaaatatttggaaaatcaaaAACTTCTCTACATGGAACAAAAC aACACGTCTGAGTCATCCATCATTGATTATGCCCAAAAGTTTGACGCGACACTagaaaaacttttaaaaaaagaaaaagaatttttgtcaCTACAAGAAACCAACACAAATCTTACAATGGAAAATCAAA CTTTATCACAAAAAATTAGCAGCTTAGAACAAAGAATTAGTCTACTGAACGATTCAAAAAATGAGGAATCCGAGACGATTTGTCAATTAAACGTATCATTGGATACCCTTACGAATCAACTAAAAAGCGAACAGAGAA AAAACCAAATGatgagtttgaaaattcaccGTTTAACAAGCAAATTAGAGAAAAAAACTAT AAATATAACTAAATACGAAACGGCTATTACATCAAGCAAgaacatacaaacaaaattaactgATTTGGAATCAGAATACTTTGA actgaaaaacaaatttctacagtcggaagaagaaaaaaatcaacTCCACTTAAAAATTAGCGCTAAGGACTATgacaatgaaatattgaagACTGAAAAAGAAGACTTTTCTGAACAAATTGAAAG GTTGAAATTATCGTTAGAAACAATTGAAGAGAAACATACTAG ATTGCAAGAAGTTTTATCAGAAGAAACTGAGAAAGTAGAAATGGAAAGAAGACAATTC aaaaatgaatatactACATTAATAGAACAATTAGCAACAACCaggaaattattagaaaaagctGAAAAAGCACTGAAGGAATCTCAAGATCAAAAAGATCaa AAAACTAGAGAGCTGATGGctattattgaagaaattcaaattcaaaaatcGACACTTGAGGAAAAT TTAAAATCAGAAGAGAAACAATTTGTAAAGGATATTAAGGTCTTGAAAACTAAGAATTTGCAACTTTCAAAAGAATTAAACActgaaaaattgagaaaaaaag AGGAAGAAATGTATCTTGAAGaacgtaataattttttttccagagaaataaaacaa TTAAAAACTACAATTGATGAAACAACAAAAAGTTATAAAACTCTGGTGGAAACATTAATGCAGCTTGGGTGCGTGGAACTAGAAAGTTTAAAAGGTTCCAAACAATCGGATCTAACTTCAAGGATATTAAATGAATCATTGCCGtggttttttgaaaatcctaaACAAATAGCCAATTCCTGT GctgacaaaataaaacaaatggaaTGTCGTTTACatgaaaa GAATAATCTTATTGAGAATTTAGAAGTCACTATGCGGAGTATGGAAAACAATTACAAACT cAAGCTGGAAAGTCTTCCCGAAAGTTGTGATACGTGTGAATTCCTTCAATCACAAGTGGATGCTCTCGAAAAGGAAGTCCTTGAAAAACAACTTTTTGTTGATAAAATGGATGTCACGCAACAATTAACTAATGTCCATTGCTTAAGTGATACAAAAGAAGATCTTTCCTTTACTAGAACTCATCTGACAACTCAGCCATCCCACATTCAAAAAAACCCCTCAGAGAAGCATCCTTGTTCGGTAACAGTACATACAGGAATAGATTTTGCTCACTCAGCTAGTATAGCAAATACTCACAAGACTCTGAGAGATGATCCATCTTGTATATACATAAGAAACCATCCAGAACGTGCGATGAATCCTCTGTATAATAATATGCTAagtttcaaagataaataTGAATCCATAAAAACTGATGAACATAACATCAACTCAACGTCGCCGTATACTCTATCAAAACAATTGGCTTGCTCCCATGACCGTGTGAATCCTCACGTTATTTTAACTCGTTTGACACCAAGCCTAGAAGAAGaaccattttaa